In a single window of the Enoplosus armatus isolate fEnoArm2 chromosome 15, fEnoArm2.hap1, whole genome shotgun sequence genome:
- the LOC139298195 gene encoding protein FAM216A, with protein MKKQVTFAESRTVHRLHQIEALPRGTGMNESNMALKDASATFSNGLKINRPPAARCEPQVRHETAVQIPKTMTAAPFLKHTALTPAQKEYLYTIAASYSTAHVRNLITQHYMNVLHRCIRAGYNPERDDVVVTPVSSPGTDESDKHKVPSRAKHKEKMNTSARNPGKSFLPKLPNRQARLSTSSVSQQRTMKKSTTTSPTLRRKRRARIKLLEEEEEEEEGLDDSLSECLSSLSTGEWDDL; from the exons ATGAAAAAACAGGTGACATTTGCAGAAAGTCGGACGGTCCACAGGCTCCATCAGATTGAGGCTTTGCCAAG GGGTACTGGGATGAATGAATCAAACATGG CATTAAAAGATGCAAGCGCAACCTTCAGTAATGGTTTGAAAATCAACAGACCACCAGCTGCAAGATGTGAGCCACAAGTCCGACACGAAACGGCCGTACAAATCCCCAAAACCATGACCGCAGCCCCGTTTCTGAAG caCACAGCGCTAACACCAGCTCAGAAGGAGTATCTGTACACCATTGCAGCTTCCTACAGCACCGCACACGTGCGTAACCTCATCACCCAACACTACATGAACGTGCTGCACAGGTGTATACGAGCAG GCTACAACCCTGAAAGAGACGACGTTGTTGTGACTCCTGTTTCCTCACCGGGGACTGACGAGAGCGATAAACATAAAGTTCCTTCTAGGGCAAAACACAAGGAGAAGATGAACACTAGTGCAAGGAATCCTGGGAAATCCTTTCTTCCAAAACTCCCAAACAGGCAAGCCAG GCTTTCCACCTCATCAGTATCACAACAAAGAACGATGAAGAAAAGTACAACAACATCACCCAcactgagaagaaaaagac gAGCCAGGATCAAgctgttggaggaggaggaagaggaggaggaaggactgGATGACTCTCTGAGTGAATGTTTGAGTTCACTCTCGACAGGAGAATGGGATGATTTATGA
- the LOC139298080 gene encoding exocyst complex component 3: protein MMNKKWPFGGRGKPQRNGSKRCLIESNNNDIQDGYDQAYTGYNNPSAQNRYNTHKEQTEEEITQELAELLGLLPDANTSEDGSCCSMRPEFKSQNLIQRSVAQHFPKPPADLDQNLQEHLSNVQETVHKELVKLDPLLTARGLMGDLIDCYHRQTFDHLDDLLQNISSSQNSFVLMNWVLHTYLSQELLGHPELQETDPIKNADLLLLTEWTRKAKDKLLQSVQKEVRGFLEKILQIERSQESCDHEEACMRLYVDIIQCIEAMPKEAQKISSKLSDLVREVCFQELLRFLQRYAAEQTEVLGKKAKMDKPETIHFFKTLKTCKELKQYIQTKGNDITRSLHQQTVETLVNMEAFTLKLLKEIVADIAESCLKSYFKRGNKQFSLINTVKEHFPKLRWCQDIQKRVMDEAYELIVHIYLKHLVRSSQSSLRKRWSADVGQTVAEDADILQYAISDLAPDVQKWNHMLLKTTELLECRDTEAVKVVVAGMQKESLTWSVDLELLPALLQWKGLSGWQVREVLDALPGDQPRPRPVSWYSCLPCC from the exons ATGATGAACAAAAAGTGGCCTTTTGGAGGAAGAGGTAAACCTCAGAGGAACGGCAGCAAGAGATGTTTAATAGAGAGCAACAACAACGACATACAAGATG GTTACGACCAGGCATATACCGGGTACAACAACCCCTCGGCTCAGAACCGCTACAACACCCACAAGGAACAGACTGAAGAAGAGATCACACAGGAACTAGCTGAACTTCTAGGTCTTCTCCCCGATGCCAACACCTCTGAGGATGGATCTTGTTGCTCAATGCGGCCTGAGTTCAAGTCACAGAACCTGATACAAAGATCTGTGGCCCAGCACTTCCCAAAGCCACCGGCAGATCTGGACCAGAACCTTCAGGAGCACCTGTCAAACGTGCAGGAAACTGTGCACAAAGAGCTTGTGAAGCTGGATCCCCTGTTGACAGCTCGAGGGTTGATGGGAGATCTGATTGATTGCTACCATCGTCAGACATTTGATCACCTCGACGATCTACTCCAGAACATCAGCTCCTCCCAGAATTCCTTTGTGCTGATGAATTGGGTCCTACATACATATCTGAG TCAGGAGCTGCTTGGTCACCCTGAACTTCAAGAAACAGATCCCATAAAAAATGCCGACCTCCTGCTGTTGACAGAATGGACAAGAAAAGCAAAGGACAAACTGCTTCAAAGTGTGCAG AAAGAAGTCAGAGGGTTCTTGGAGAAAATCCTGCAGATCGAGAGAAGCCAAGAAAGTTGTGATCATGAGGAAGCTTGCATGAGACTTTATGTGGACATTATTCAG TGCATTGAGGCCATGCCGAAAGAAGCACAGAAAATAAGCTCAAAACTGTCTGATCTCGTCCGGGAGGTTTGTTTCCAAGAGCTGCTGAGGTTTCTGCAGAG GTACGCCGCTGAGCAGACTGAGGTTCTtggaaaaaaagccaaaatggaCAAACCAGAAACGATACACTTCTTCAAGACTTTGAAAACTTGTAAAGAACTCAA GCAGTATATCCAGACCAAAGGTAACGACATCACAAGATCCCTTCACCAGCAAACTGTGGAGACGCTTGTAAACATGgaggcttttactttgaaacttCTGAAGGAGATTGTCGCTGACATTGCAGAG agctgcctcAAGAGTTACTTCAAAAGGGGGAACAAGCAATTCTCCCTGATCAACACAGTAAAGGAGCATTTCCCAAAGCTGCGGTGGTGTCAGGATATACAAAAG aGAGTGATGGATGAAGCATACGAGCTCATCGTTCACATTTACCTCAAACATCTTGTCCGAAGCAGCCAGAGCAGTCTGAGGAAGCGCTGGAGTGCTGACGTCGGGCAAACAGTCGCCGAAGATGCTGACATACTTCAGTACGCCATCTCAGACCTG GCCCCTGATGTCCAAAAGTGGAACCACATGCTGCTGAaaaccacagagctgctggagtgcagagacacagaggcgGTGAAGGTCGTAGTTGCAGGCATGCAGAAGGAAAGTCTCACATGGAG TGTGGACCTGGAGCTCCTGCCTGCCCTTCTGCAATGGAAGGGTCTTTCTGGATGGCAGGTCAGGGAGGTCCTGGACGCCCTCCCGGGGGACCAACCCAGACCCAGACCTGTTTCCTGGTACTCCTGTCTTCCCTGCTGTTGA
- the vps29 gene encoding vacuolar protein sorting-associated protein 29, whose amino-acid sequence MLVLVLGDLHIPHRCNTLPAKFKKLLVPGKIQHILCTGNLCTKESYDYLKTLAGDVHIVRGDFDENLNYPEQKVVTVGQFKIGLIHGHQVIPWGDMASLALLQRQLDVDILISGHTHKFEAFENENKFYINPGSATGAYSALESNIIPSFVLMDIQASTVVTYVYQLIGDDVKVERIEYKKS is encoded by the exons ATG TTGGTCCTGGTGTTAGGTGACCTGCACATCCCCCACCGGTGCAACACCCTGCCCGCCAAATTCAAGAAGCTGTTGGTCCCGGGGAAGATCCAGCACATTCTCTGCACAGGCAACCTCTGCACCAAGGAGAGCTATGACTACCTGAAGACCCTCGCTGGAGACGTCCACATAGTCCGAGGCGACTTCGAcgag AACCTGAACTACCCAGAGCAGAAGGTGGTGACAGTGGGCCAGTTTAAGATCGGTCTCATCCACGGCCACCAGGTGATCCCGTGGGGCGACATGGCCAGCCTGGCGCTGCTCCAGAGACAGCTGGATGTCGACATCCTCATCTCcgggcacacacacaagttcGAGGCATTTGAGAATGAAAACAAGTTCTACATCAACCCTGGCTCGGCAACAGGAGCCTACAGCGCACTGGAAAG CAACATCATCCCCTCTTTTGTATTAATGGACATCCAGGCGTCTACAGTGGTGACATACGTTTATCAGCTGATCGGCGACGACGTCAAGGTGGAGAGAATCGAGTACAAGAAAtcttag